From Candidatus Zixiibacteriota bacterium:
GGCATCGGCCTGATCCTGGTTGGTCACATCCGGGCAGTTGTCGCAGGCATCGCCAAAAGTATCCTCATCGGAATTGACCTGATCCTCATTGGCCACATCAGGGCAGTTATCACAGGCATTTCCCCAACTGTCCGTATCCGAGTTTTCCTGCCCGGGATTGGCCACCGCCAGGCAATTGTCGCAGGCATCGCCCACCGTATCACTGTCGCCATCGGCCTGATCGGGATTGGTTACGGTCGGGCAATTATCGCAGGCATTGCCATACTCATCGCTGTCGGAATTCTGCTGATCGGTATTGGGGGTGCTGATACAATTGTCACATATATCCCCGACATCGTCGCCATCGCCATCTTCCTGAAGCGGATTGACATCATCGGGGCAATTGTCACAGGCATTACCCAGTTCGTCATTGTCATTATCGAGCTGATCCTGATTGGCCACATCCGGACAATTATCGCATAGATCGCCGACATCATCATTATCCACATCATCCTGCTCCGGATTGTAATCGGTTGGACAATTGTCGCAGACATTACCGACCTGATCGAAATCGCCGTCGGCCTGATCATTATTGGCGACACCGGGACAATTATCGCAGGCGTCACCATAATTATCGCCATCGGCATTCTCCTGCAATGGATTATATATCGATATACAGTTATCGCAGGCATTACCGACCCCATCACCATCGTTATCCTGTTGATTGGGATTATATGTCGACGGGCAATTATCCACATCCGCACAATAACCATCGCCGTCGGCATCGTTATCGGGGTCATACGGACATTCATCGCAGACATCGCCGATATCATCTTCATCGACATCATCCTGATCGGGATTGGCTATCATGGGACAATTGTCAGCGGCGTTGGGAATACCATCACAGTCATAATCATTTACGCAACCGATTGTCCAGCAATGCGGCCCGTAAAACGGATAATTGGAGCCATCCGGTTCAAACAACCAGTCAAATTTTCCGGGAGGCTCCACATTGGGAACACTGCAGGAATCGATACAGAACGTCCCGGCATCATCGATTTTAAAGGCAAACCGAAAATACAATTGCTCGCCGAGATCGGTCGGCCAGCCGGTTGTCGAGGCCACGGTGTTATTAAAGGTGTCCGGCAGATTTCCATCCCAGCCAAAACCCCACAGATCAAATACAAAATTCCAGAAGGTATTGAAATCATTGACAATAAGAATGGAACTGTCATTATAGCTGACGGCCGGGTAGGTGGGTGTCTTGGCGCTGAAACCCTGCACATTCCAGTGCTGGGCATAAGTGATACTCTGATCCGGACTATAAAAGTACAAAGGCCAGCTGTAACCGGAATGCTGGAAACCATCATTGTTGTTCATGTAAATGTCGATGGTAAAAGGAACCCCGACTTCCAGAACACCGGGATCGATTTCCGGATCGGCTTCAACTCGGAAGGTTATGGCGTTGGCTTGTCCGGCTATCAGAATTAAAGCGGCCAAGACAAGAAGGAGCGAAATAGGTTTCATCAAATCCCTCCTTGGGCTGTGATAGGTTAGTACTATTATTTTCAGGCGGTTTGCTTTATTTTATAAGTCAATTATTTATAGCCTGATGCCCATCGGGAACCCTTTACCCCCTCTGATGTGATTAAAATAAAAAAACCTCCCAGTTATATTATAATATAAATCCAAAACTATGTTTCTGTCAAGCAGAAAATGGTATAATACGGGAAGAAACGGAGTTTTGATTATTGATATATTGGAATTGTTATTCCAATTATTGTATTACACGTCACACGCAGAAATCCGTCCCCGGTCACAGGATTATTCCAAACCGTAAATGAAAGAGGGATTTGTTTTCCCCGCCCCCCTTAATCAGAATCCGGATCCTCGTATATCATTTAATCATAATAACTTATCGGGAATGTCGGGATCGTTGACGAATTCAAATATTCAGCCTGGGAACTTTTTACTTTACTTTTATGTATAGTATTCGTATGTTATTAAAAGGCCTGCTATAAGGATAAGTTATGAAGATTACAGCATTAGAAGAATACGGCCTCCGGTGTATGTTGCAATTCGCCATAAGCGATAACGGCAAACCACTGACCCTTCCTGAAGTCAGTACAAAGGAAGGTCTATCTATTCCCTACACCGGAAAGCTCCTGATGATTTTAAAACAGGCCGGGCTTCTCAAGGCCATGCGCGGTCGCAACGGCGGTTATGTCCTGGCCAGACCCGCCACCGAAATGATGCTGGGTGAAATTTTCCGGGTGCTTGGCGATCGCTTCTACGGTCCGCATCACTGCCGGAGATACAGCGGCAATAGCGATGCCTGTGTTCACGACCAGGATTGCACCGTTCGTAATATATGGAATACTTTCGACCGCTTTATTAGCGGCATTCTCAATAAAGTCACCCTGGCCGATCTGGCGGCCGGCAATCTGAATTTCGTCGGAGCCTTGAATCCCATTCTCGATACCAGACTGCCGGACCGGACAATCCGGGGAAATAGATCCTGAGTAAATTATGATTGTGATTCCAATAATAATGAGGTAATTATGACGGCAACAAAGAAGATATTATCGGTCATAAATGTCCACGTTGAGGTGGAAGGTAAAGAAGTCGTCCGGGGTGTTTCCCTTGAAATTCACCAGAACGAGAAACATGCCCTGATGGGCCCCAACGGTTCCGGTAAATCCAGCCTGGCCAACGCCCTGGCTGGACATCCCAACTATACCATTACTTCCGGAGAGGTTCATCTTAACGGTAAAAATCTGCTGGAAATGGATGCCACCGAACGGGCGCTGGCCGGTCTTTTTCTGGGATTTCAGTACCCGCTTGCAATCCCCGGGGTCTCGGTGGCCAATTTCCTGCGGGCGGCCATTAAAGCCCGGGAAGGAGAAAAATCGCCCGCCCTCAAAAACTTTCGCAAAGATTTAAAAGAGCAATTCGAGCGCCTGGAAATCGACAAGGCCTTTGCCACCCGCTATGTCAACGATGGTTTCTCCGGCGGCGAAAAAAAACGGCTGGAAATTCTGCAGATGGCCATGCTGAAACCAACCATGGCAATTCTTGATGAAACCGATTCGGGACTCGATATTGACGCTCTTAAGATAGTCTCCCGCGGTATTAATGAATCGGCCCGGCCCGATGGCGCCGTTCTCCTGGTGACCCATTACCAGCGCCTGCTCAACTATGTCAAACCTGATAGGGTGCATGTTATGATAAAGGGACGGATTGTCCGGGCCGGAGGTCCGGAACTCGCTTTGCAACTTGAAGATCAGGGTTATGATTGGCTTCATTCCGAGGCCATCGAGGAAGTCGGGGTGTAAGTATGAGTGAGGTTTTGAAAAAAAACGCCGGTATTGCCGATATCGGCGATAATTATGCCGAAAAATACGGTTTCCACGATCCCGAGGAGTATTTCCACAAGGGGGCCAAGGGCCTCAATCATGAAGTCGTCGAAATGATCTCCCGCATGAAACAGGAACCGGACTGGATGCGTGATTTCCGGCACCGGGCCTTAGATACTTTTCTGGCCAAACCGATGCCTCGCTGGGGAAATACCGAAATTCTCAATGCCATCGATTTTGACAATATTTACTACTATATCAAACCAATCGAAAAACGCGGCGAATCATGGGAAGATGTTCCTGAATATATCAAGAACACCTTTGAAAAACTGGGTATCCCCGAAGCCGAACGCAAATTTCTGGCCGGGGTTTCGGCCCAGTATGAATCGGAAGTGGTGTATCATTCCTTCAAGGAAGACCTGGAAAAACAGGGCGTGATTTTTCTTGACATGGACAGCGGCTTAAAGCAACACCCCGAACTCGTTAAAAAATATTTTTCCACCGTTATACCCATGGCCGACAACAAATTTGCCGCCCTCAATTCGGCCGTCTGGTCGGGCGGTTCATTCATTTATGTCCCGCCGGGAATTGATGTAAAGATCCCGCTCCAGGCCTATTTCCGGATTAACGCCGAAAACATGGGCCAGTTCGAACGAACCCTGATTATCGCCGATAAAGGTTCCCGGGTGCATTATATCGAGGGATGTACGGCTCCGGTTTACAGTTCCAATTCGCTCCATTCGGCGGTCGTGGAACTGATCGCCCTGGATGGTGCTTATATCCGCTATACCACCATCCAGAACTGGGCGCATAATATTCTCAACCTGGTCACCAAGCGGGCGGTGGCACACAGCCATGCCACCGTGGAATGGGTTGATGGAAATATCGGTTCCAGACTGACCATGAAATACCCCTGTGTCTATCTGGTCGGTCAGGGAGCTCGAGGCGAAATTCTTTCCATTGCCTTCGCCGGAAAGAACCAGCATCAGGATGCCGGGGCCAAAGTTATCCACGCCGCTCCCGACACCAGTTCCCGGATCACTTCCAAATCGATCTCCAAGGCCGGTGGACGAGCTTCGTACCGCGGCCTGGCCAAGGTCTATCCCGGCGCCGAAAACAGCAAAATCTCCGTAGAGTGTGATGCTCTGTTAATTGATGACGCCTCGCGTTCCGATACCTACCCGACCATGGAAATCGATGCCGATAACGTTCGGATCGAACATGAAGCCCGGGTCAGTAAAGTGGCCGAGGAACAGATTTTTTATCTGACCAGCCGGGGATTATCCGAAGATGAAGCCCGTCTGCTGATAATCAATGGTTTTATCGAACCGTTTACCAAAGAACTGCCGATGGAATACGCCGTTGAGCTGAACCGATTGATTGAACTCGAAATGGAAGGATCGGTCGGCTGAGGACCGATCCTGGTAAAAAGATTGAGGAGCTGTAATGGCAACTAAAACGACCGCATTTAGAAAAGCCTCTGATAAAGAATCAAAATGGCTTTACAATAAACGCAAAAACGACTGGGCCGCATATCTCGAGAGTAATCTTCCCGACCGGGTGGTCCATCTCTGGAAATATACTGACCCGGCCCAATTTCTTCTCGATAACCAGCATAAAATATCCACTAATCACTCGGTTCAATCCAATTTATCCGGTCTGGACAAAGACCTGCTAAAAGCCGAATTCGCCGGTTACGGTTACAACCGCCCCGACCTCATGACGATCGCCATGTTGAATCCCGAATTGAATGAAACCGGGATTATATTCAAAGACCTCAACACGGCTGTCTTTGAAAACGAAAACCTGGTCGGTAACCATCTGGGTCATCTTATCGGAAGTGATTTCGGGAAATTCGAGGCCATGAATTCCGCCCTTTGGAATTCGGGCTTGTTTCTTTATATTCCCGATAATACCATTATCGAAAAACCGATTCAATTGCATCGTCACCCGGTCGGAGCGGCAACATTTTTAAGATTATTGGTCATCGTCGGAAAGAACGCCGAAGTCACCCTGATTGACGATTATCATGGTCAGATTACCGAGGGCGAGGGCTTACTCAACAGTGCCGTGGAAATTTTCGCCGGAGCCGCATCGCGAGTCCGTTATGCCAACCTGCAACGTCTGCCGCACAATTGCCGTGCCTATATCACCTATCGTTCGCGCGTTGATCATGGTGCCAATATTTTCTCGGCCCTCGGCGCTCTGGGCGGTTCGGTATCCAAGGTCAACACCGGAACCGTTCTCAATGGCCGCGGATCCGAAAGCCGTATCGCCGGAATCGTCTTTGGCGGCAAAGATCAGCATTTCGATTACCATACCCTCCATGAACACCGGGCCGATGAATCGTTTTCCAATATCGATTTCAGGGTCATTTTGAAAGATAAAGCGGTTTCGGCTTACACCGGTCTGATAAAAATCGACGAACAGGCTCGTAATTGTGAAGCCTACCAAATCAATCGTAACCTGCTTCTCAATCCGGGAACGAAAGCAGAATCCATCCCGGAGCTTGAAATTCTCAATGATCAGGTTCGCTGTACTCACGGAGCCACTATGG
This genomic window contains:
- a CDS encoding thrombospondin type 3 repeat-containing protein, which translates into the protein MKPISLLLVLAALILIAGQANAITFRVEADPEIDPGVLEVGVPFTIDIYMNNNDGFQHSGYSWPLYFYSPDQSITYAQHWNVQGFSAKTPTYPAVSYNDSSILIVNDFNTFWNFVFDLWGFGWDGNLPDTFNNTVASTTGWPTDLGEQLYFRFAFKIDDAGTFCIDSCSVPNVEPPGKFDWLFEPDGSNYPFYGPHCWTIGCVNDYDCDGIPNAADNCPMIANPDQDDVDEDDIGDVCDECPYDPDNDADGDGYCADVDNCPSTYNPNQQDNDGDGVGNACDNCISIYNPLQENADGDNYGDACDNCPGVANNDQADGDFDQVGNVCDNCPTDYNPEQDDVDNDDVGDLCDNCPDVANQDQLDNDNDELGNACDNCPDDVNPLQEDGDGDDVGDICDNCISTPNTDQQNSDSDEYGNACDNCPTVTNPDQADGDSDTVGDACDNCLAVANPGQENSDTDSWGNACDNCPDVANEDQVNSDEDTFGDACDNCPDVTNQDQADA
- a CDS encoding Rrf2 family transcriptional regulator, coding for MKITALEEYGLRCMLQFAISDNGKPLTLPEVSTKEGLSIPYTGKLLMILKQAGLLKAMRGRNGGYVLARPATEMMLGEIFRVLGDRFYGPHHCRRYSGNSDACVHDQDCTVRNIWNTFDRFISGILNKVTLADLAAGNLNFVGALNPILDTRLPDRTIRGNRS
- the sufC gene encoding Fe-S cluster assembly ATPase SufC, giving the protein MTATKKILSVINVHVEVEGKEVVRGVSLEIHQNEKHALMGPNGSGKSSLANALAGHPNYTITSGEVHLNGKNLLEMDATERALAGLFLGFQYPLAIPGVSVANFLRAAIKAREGEKSPALKNFRKDLKEQFERLEIDKAFATRYVNDGFSGGEKKRLEILQMAMLKPTMAILDETDSGLDIDALKIVSRGINESARPDGAVLLVTHYQRLLNYVKPDRVHVMIKGRIVRAGGPELALQLEDQGYDWLHSEAIEEVGV
- the sufB gene encoding Fe-S cluster assembly protein SufB, with the translated sequence MSEVLKKNAGIADIGDNYAEKYGFHDPEEYFHKGAKGLNHEVVEMISRMKQEPDWMRDFRHRALDTFLAKPMPRWGNTEILNAIDFDNIYYYIKPIEKRGESWEDVPEYIKNTFEKLGIPEAERKFLAGVSAQYESEVVYHSFKEDLEKQGVIFLDMDSGLKQHPELVKKYFSTVIPMADNKFAALNSAVWSGGSFIYVPPGIDVKIPLQAYFRINAENMGQFERTLIIADKGSRVHYIEGCTAPVYSSNSLHSAVVELIALDGAYIRYTTIQNWAHNILNLVTKRAVAHSHATVEWVDGNIGSRLTMKYPCVYLVGQGARGEILSIAFAGKNQHQDAGAKVIHAAPDTSSRITSKSISKAGGRASYRGLAKVYPGAENSKISVECDALLIDDASRSDTYPTMEIDADNVRIEHEARVSKVAEEQIFYLTSRGLSEDEARLLIINGFIEPFTKELPMEYAVELNRLIELEMEGSVG
- the sufD gene encoding Fe-S cluster assembly protein SufD, translating into MATKTTAFRKASDKESKWLYNKRKNDWAAYLESNLPDRVVHLWKYTDPAQFLLDNQHKISTNHSVQSNLSGLDKDLLKAEFAGYGYNRPDLMTIAMLNPELNETGIIFKDLNTAVFENENLVGNHLGHLIGSDFGKFEAMNSALWNSGLFLYIPDNTIIEKPIQLHRHPVGAATFLRLLVIVGKNAEVTLIDDYHGQITEGEGLLNSAVEIFAGAASRVRYANLQRLPHNCRAYITYRSRVDHGANIFSALGALGGSVSKVNTGTVLNGRGSESRIAGIVFGGKDQHFDYHTLHEHRADESFSNIDFRVILKDKAVSAYTGLIKIDEQARNCEAYQINRNLLLNPGTKAESIPELEILNDQVRCTHGATMGPIDPEMLFYLRSRGISNQEAVKTVVSGFVEPMINELPESLRETLRNMVVGKLTGEDND